The nucleotide sequence CGTTGCATCGTCATAGTTTGCGTGCCGATAAGCCGTTGGTCGTGATCAATTGCGCCGCGCTGGCCGAGACATTGTTGGAAAGCGAACTGTTCGGGCACGAGAAGGGTTCGTTTACCGGTGCCATCGCCAGTAAACCCGGCCTCTTCGAAATGGCCGACGGCGGAACGCTGTTCATCGATGAAATCGGCGAGACGCCGGGCTCGCTGCAGCCTAAGCTGCTCCGCGTATTCGAAGACGGCTCGATGCGACGCATCGGCTCGGTGAAAGAACGACGCGTCGACGTGCGCATCGTGGCGGCGACGAATCGAGACATGGCTGCCGAGGTGAAGGCCGGTCGGTTCCGCGAGGATTTGTACTACCGGATCAACGTCATGTCGCTGCGGTTGCCGCCGCTGCGCGAGCGTAACGGCGACGTTACGCTCTTGGTCCGAAAGTTCCTCGGCAATGATTGGCAGATCGAGCCCGAAGCCTTGGCAGCGATCGAGCGCTACTCGTGGCCGGGTAATATCCGGCAGCTCATCAATGCGATCGATCGAGCCAAGATCCTTGCCGACGACCGCGTCGTGCGCCTCAAGGATCTTCCTCGCGATGTCGTTCAAGGGCCAGAGCCGGCTGCAGCTATGCCGCCACGCGCGGCCGGCTTGGCCCTCGATTCAGCCGATTCTTCCTTGGCTTCGGTGGAGCGTACGCACGTCGTCGAGGTTCTGCGACGTGAGCGAGGCAATAAGGCCCGGGCCGCCCGAGCACTCGGCGTCAACCGTCGGAGCCTCTATCGCCTATTGGAACGTTACGGGCTCTCCGCCGACGGCTCGCCGACCGTTGCGAGCGGGCAGACGTCGTAGGGCATCGCAGCGCGCGGGCGCGTGACATGGTGACACACTTGGCCCGATCCGGCGCGCTTGCCGTACGCCGTCTCTCGCCAAGGCAGTTGCAAGATCAGGCGAGAATCGCGCCCTAAGTCGTTGCCGTTGAGGCACTCCGATAGCGCGACGAACGAAATCGCAAGAGCCTCGTCCGGCACGGCATCGTGGTTGCGTTGACTGAATCGTCGCGAGTCTCAGGTACGACTCGATTCGCTCCACGATTCTTCACGAGAGGGAACTCAACCATGTCCAGCATCACGTTTCATGGCGACGCTACCGTCGCTCCGATTCCGGCAACCGTGAAGCGGCCTGCCGCGACGCTCAAGACCGCATCGTGGCGCGACGGGCCTGAAATGCACGAAGACGATGCGCTCGCACTCCGCATCGTCTCGGCGATTATCTTTGCAGCCGTTGCCCTCGGGACGCTCGCAATGCTAGGAACCGTGCTCATTTGCGGTTGAAGCCGGTCCGCTTGCCGGCGACTTAGCCGCCCGGCGGATTAGACATCTCCGGCCGGTGGCGCTCGAAGAACGATATGAAACGAACTCCCTTGGCCGAGGATCGACTCCGCCCAAACGCGGCCTTCTTGATGTTCGATCATCGTCTTCGTGAAGTAGAGGCCGAGGCCGGAGCCGGGCTGGCTACGGTGTTGCATGGAGCGTCGAAACGGGGCGAAGATCATTTCCAGATCTTCGCGCGGAATGCCCGGCCCGTTGTCGGAAATAATGAACTCGAAGCCGTCGGCATGAGTTCTCGTTTCTACGTGGATGCGGCCGGGAACTCGTTCGATGTATTTGATGGCATTCGAGAGGAGGTTGTAGAACGACTCACGCAAGCGAACCGCATCCCCCCAAACCACGGGCATCATCTTGGGAAGGTCCAAATCGATCTGTTTGCCTTGCATAGCCGGGCGGAGTCGTTCGACTGCTTCAGCCAAGGCCGCTTGGCTGGAAACTTCGTGCAACGTTTTCTCTAGATCGAAAGAGGTCGTCACTGAAAGCAATTCGTCGATCATCTTGCTCATGCCGAACGTTCGACGTCGGGCCGACTCAATGAGTTGCTTCGCTTCGGCCGGCATCTGCTCGCCGAACTCGTCGAGTGCTTCGTCGCAGAAGTTCGCGACGGTCGCGAGCGGAGTCTTGAGATCGTGCGAGGCAAGATGCGCGAACTGGCGGAGTTCGATGTTCGCCTTCCAATACATCTCGAGCGCTTGCTGCATCGTCTGCGTGGCACGCGTGAAATAGGCTTCGAGCGTCAGGCCGAGATCAAGGAACACGACCTTCAACAGCGATAACAGACCCTCGACTTGCGGCGGTATGATCGCCCCATCGGCTGACAGATATCGCTGAAACGACTGTTGCAGAAATTGACTGTACGCGCCGAGAAAGAGCTCCGGATCGATCCCGACGGCGGCATGAGTTTGACCGACGAGGAGTCGCCGCTCGACGTACTCCGAATTCCATTCGGCTTGAAGCAAGGAAACGAAGTGTTCGAGTTGGGCGTGCTTCAAACGCTCGACAAGTTTGGGATCGGCGAGAAACCGCGCGGAATCCGGGAAGGACAAGAGATGCCGATAAAACACTTCGACCAACTCGGTGGTAAACTTCTCGAACTCCGGTGCGAGTTCACGAAGACGAGCTTGATCCTCGGTGCCGAGGTCGAGATAGGCTAATCGCTCGGCAAGCTTCTCGGCGTCGTTGCCTCGTTCGCTGCGGGAGTTCCGCGGTACTAGCGATGGGTTATCGGCCATGACTCTTCCGAGAATGAAAGCAGCGGTCGGGTGGTGGATGATTGCGGCGAGACGCTCGCGGAAAAAGTAAGAGTCAAGAAGTTATAACTCAATCGAAGGGAGCTATCGAATCGATGCCCGATAAATCCGCATCGATCGCCGTTCTCGCAGTACTCGGTCTCGCTTCGCATGCACTCTTGCGATGGACGCCGATTCTTGCACCGGAACACATGAACCGTGTGGCTTGGCCGCTGTTCTTCGTGCTCATCGCCGGCGGTGTGCCGCTCGTTTTCGAACTGCTGAAGAAGCTCTTGCGCCGAGAATTCGGCTCGGATCTGCTCGCCGGAATCTCGATCGTCACCTCGGTGTTGCTCGAAGAGTATCTCGCGGGGAGCTTCGTCGTGCTGATGCTTGCCGGGGGCGAAGCGGTGGAAGCCTATGCCGTTCGGCGCGCCTCGTCGGTCTTGGAAGCCTTAGCCAAGCGAATGCCGAAAATCGCACATCGTAAGATCGAAGGAAGATTCGAAGACGTTCCTCTAGAGCAAGTCGCGGTCGGCGAGTTGCTCGTCGTTCTGCCGCATGAATCCTGCCCGGTCGACGCCACTGTCGTCGAAGGACACGGCTCCATGGACGAATCGTATCTCACCGGCGAACCGTATCGAGTCTCGAAGGCCCCAGGTACCACGGTCCTGTCGGGTGCCATCAACGGCGACTCGGCGCTGACGATTCGAGCGGATCGCCCGGCGATCGAATCGCGC is from Planctomycetia bacterium and encodes:
- a CDS encoding sigma-54 dependent transcriptional regulator, which translates into the protein MPQTVDLLIVDDDDEYRSTVVRRLGRRGYRIQEASNGEAALEAAQRREFDVALLDMVMPGMSGVDLTEKLKAIQPDCEVVLLTGQGTVETAVRSMKLGAFDYLMKPCPLADLEVVIERAAARRRLTKENTQLKQVLARGQATPDMIGNSPAIREVYHLIERAGPTDKAILVEGESGTGKELVARALHRHSLRADKPLVVINCAALAETLLESELFGHEKGSFTGAIASKPGLFEMADGGTLFIDEIGETPGSLQPKLLRVFEDGSMRRIGSVKERRVDVRIVAATNRDMAAEVKAGRFREDLYYRINVMSLRLPPLRERNGDVTLLVRKFLGNDWQIEPEALAAIERYSWPGNIRQLINAIDRAKILADDRVVRLKDLPRDVVQGPEPAAAMPPRAAGLALDSADSSLASVERTHVVEVLRRERGNKARAARALGVNRRSLYRLLERYGLSADGSPTVASGQTS